GTTTGCCAACTTTATAAACGTACCGAAATATAATCTCACAAACAACGAAAGCAAGAAAACAAACAATCTTTTATTATGTATGAGATTACTAAATCTCGTAATGAGCGATGCGGATGATTTCTTCAGGTGTCGATGGTGGATGTGTCTTGTTTCTCATCCTCAAAGCCTGGTAATCCTTGTAATAAAATCCTCTATACTTGGGTTTTACTCCGATTGCACTACTGAAGTTGGGCAATGGCTCAACCCATTTGTCtccttgcaagttatagaaaaaCACATATGAATGCCGGTGTCTTCCCTTTGGTCTCACTACTCTATGAGTCGCACTTTTAAATTTCTTATTGCTCAACACCTGTAAATATCACTGTTAACAACAACTGCAAAACATATGATGCACTTGTTGATATTTGAAGTTGAATAGTGTTAATTACCTGAATAACATCGCTTAAGTTCACAACAAGAGTCCCCTTGGAAGGAATCACCGGAATCCATTCCCCATCCTTGCATACCTCTAAACCTCCGATGTCTTCCTGTAGAACAATGGTGATCAAGTTTCCATCTTCGTGTTCAGTTATGCCATTGTTCTCACTTTCCGTTGCTGGAAGATACCGCATAGTCACCATGAAATCCCAGCTTCGGTCATTGTTGTATTCCTTGAGAAAATTGGGAGGTAAGCCTAAACAATCGTTTATTATGGCCTCCAATATTTCGCATGTCGTCACGAAATATTTGAACATCTCTTCTAATATTTTCCTTCAAATTAATTAAGTTAAACATTAGGTGAACTTACAATCTGTATGttgttattttaaaattttaaatacattgCTAAGATAAAACATATTATCTACAGTTGAGTTATGAATAGAAACAAACAATAAAATACTAATTGTGAGTTTTCCAAAGTGACGCACGTTGTGGTAGGTGAAACTGAACGGCCATTCTCTGTGTTTTCGCCATCAGACCTCAAAAGCTCCTTGGAACTGCGATGTCTCTTGGACACCATGATCAAAAGGGACGTTGACTTTGAGTGAGTTGATCAGTTGGAGAGTTAACAAGATTTGTATACCGTTGTTACTGTTTTAATGTTGATTGTAAATTTAAAAATCTCA
The genomic region above belongs to Lactuca sativa cultivar Salinas chromosome 4, Lsat_Salinas_v11, whole genome shotgun sequence and contains:
- the LOC111888486 gene encoding flavonol synthase/flavanone 3-hydroxylase; this translates as MPTSAIPTVDLSPFFTAGDDESCRKKCKDLIAEACSDYGFFQIVNHGVPLDLINQAMELSKTFFNYNDEVKRECSSSPDSPLPAGYNKQPDHSPDKNEYLLMFPPESPFNVLPTNPPDFRKILEEMFKYFVTTCEILEAIINDCLGLPPNFLKEYNNDRSWDFMVTMRYLPATESENNGITEHEDGNLITIVLQEDIGGLEVCKDGEWIPVIPSKGTLVVNLSDVIQVLSNKKFKSATHRVVRPKGRHRHSYVFFYNLQGDKWVEPLPNFSSAIGVKPKYRGFYYKDYQALRMRNKTHPPSTPEEIIRIAHYEI